In a single window of the Thamnophis elegans isolate rThaEle1 chromosome 8, rThaEle1.pri, whole genome shotgun sequence genome:
- the LOC116512714 gene encoding transmembrane protein 68-like, with amino-acid sequence MTAENIYYTPGKEYFIWPTYILEECAGFMVYPMTVLVILIILYYPLIFAFSFFYTTSLVYYVLEKIGNLPEDSNSKQWDMPKKIYAWISDLFGKILHGYEISGLENLPQRPALLVYYHGNFPIDYHCFVTRLYRLTGRFCYSVIDDLLLSLPGLKRFISIHRCDCSTRERCINVLKQGHLLGIAPGGLREQNYGNNQYKVIWGKRKGFAHVAIDAKVPIIPLFTQNIREGYMAYANIRPMRWFYEKNRWFIFPLYGMFPVKLITHIGKPIPYDPDITPEKLAEKTQRAIEDLRDKHQKIPGSILQALRQRFDAHAKHK; translated from the exons atgactgcagaaaatatttacTATACCCCTGGAAAAGAATATTTCATCTGGCCAACTTACATTTTGGAAGAATGTGCAGGCTTTATGGTGTATCCCATGACAGTGTTAGTAATATTGATAATATTATATTATCCACTTATATTTGCATTTTCATTCTTCTATACCACTAGTCTAGTATATTATGTGTTAGAAAAAATTGGTAATTTgccagaagatagcaatagcaaacaATGGGATATGCCAAAGAAAATTTACGCATGGATATCAGACTTGTTTGGAAAGATATTGCATG GTTATGAGATTTCTGGACTAGAAAATTTACCCCAAAGACCAGCACTTCTTGTCTATTATCATGGAAACTTTCCAATCGATTATCACTGTTTTGTAACAAGGTTGTATAGACTCACTGGGAGATTCTGCTATTCTGTGATAGATGATTTACTCTTGAGTTTACCag GACTAAAACGATTCATTTCCATTCATCGCTGTGATTGTTCTACAAGAGAAAGGTGCATAAATGTTCTGAAACAAGGGCACTTACTTGGAATTGCACCAGGAGGACTACGAGAGCAGAACTATGGAAATAACCAGTATAAAGTAATATGGGGAAAACGTAAAGGATTTGCTCATGTAGCTATAGATGCCAAAGTG cCAATCATTCCTTTGTTTACACAAAATATTAGAGAAGGATATATGGCATATGCAAACATAA GACCAATGAGATGGTTTTATGAGAAAAACCGATGGTTCATCTTTCCATTGTATGGAATGTTTCCAGTTAAACTTATAACCCATATTGGAAAACCAATTCCATATGATCCAGATATAACTCCTGAAAAATTAGCTGAAAAG ACTCAAAGGGCAATAGAAGATTTACGGGACAAACACCAAAAAATCCCAGGAAGCATATTGCAAGCTCTTCGGCAACGCTTTGATGCACATGCCAAACATAAATAG